The Panicum virgatum strain AP13 chromosome 6K, P.virgatum_v5, whole genome shotgun sequence nucleotide sequence TGGCAGGAAGAGCGGATGCAGGAGCGGCAGAGGATGGAGCAGGCGCTTCTTGCTGAGCGACAGGCCACGCAACAATAGATGCAGACCATGTTCTCATACCTCCAAGGCCTTGGCGCGACAATCAACTATCAACCGCCGCCAACGATGCcctggcctccaccaccgctACCACCGCTAGGCCTTCCTTCTATCTTTCCTCCATCTGGCGCTACATGCACTCTTGTGAGTATGATATATAGATTTACTTTGCTTGCACATACATATTCAAATTTTGAGATACTTTATGTCAATATATCATGTGCTATATCTGAAAGAACATCTAGACTCACTTAGTGGTTGGTTGATTAATGACATATGCTTTAATAAGAATGATTAGAAGGTATCACAGCTGATATATACATGAGCTAAGTCAATAACACAAGCAAAATGATTTATATTTCAAATGTCGTCCTTTATTCATATGGTATTGATTTTAAGAAATGATGAGTAGCACTGTCACTTACACTGAAGAGTAGTACTTTCAGAAAATAACTTACAGAAAGAGTAGTACTTTGTTATGAGTAATACTATGGCATCATAAAATAAGCATATCTCCTATGTATTCGAGAAAAATATGTTATGCATAgccaatttctttttttttagaaacatgcaTAGCCAATTTCTCCTACACATTTTCTAGATGACTTTTGGGATGTTGTATGTTACAGATACCCAAGTACCCAACTCGTTCTTTCAAGATAGAGAATACACCATCGCCCTTAGCGTGTAGTGAAAAGGGTATAATGATAATGATGAAGGCCTGCACTGGTTAGAGAATTATTAGTATGTGTGACCCCAGAAAAAAAACTTGTGTGAGCTTGCTTGCTGCTAATTTTTCCATCGAGCCATGTGTCAGTGTCAGTGTAGTGAAAAGGGTATAATGATAATGATGAAGGCCTGCACTGGTTAAACATacatctaattttttttctcaagatGTAATCCTatgacaatttttttttcagaatcaATCGATTGTGGGTCAAATGAGCCTCCGGACGAGCATtcaccggcaccggcagcgTCGCAGTGGCCACCTAGCTGATTTAGAGTTGTTTATGATATTTGTTCTACAGACTTGTTGTTGTTGGACTAGACTTGTCTAATTAGttggacttgtgcttgttgAACGTTACACTTATGCATCGATGTTGGACTTATGCTATTTGTGATATTCATGCGACACAGCGTGAGATATTTGTGTTATTGTGTGATAGATGTGCCATATATATACTGTATCTCTTGTCTGGAATGTATATATGCTTTCTTTGTGATGATGGATGTGGTTATTACATAAAAAACAGACAAAATACAAAAAAACTGaaaggtttgccgagtgtttttaccctgacactcggcaaagcaaccATTTTTCTATTTCCTGGAAAAcatatttgccgagtgtaattacctaggcactcggcgaagtttgaaacttcgccgagtgccaaacgtgtggcactcggcgaagatccaaacttcgccgagtgctagaagcgtggcactcggcgaagatccaaacttcgccgagtgctgtatatctggcactcggcgaacTTTGGATCTTTGCCGAGTACCACGAGTccggcactcggcgaagttccGCTCCCATCCCGTCCCATCCGTTCCATTCGCCCGTTCGGCCATCCCGTTtcatttttttgccgagtgcggcgtggcacacggcaaaaatttgccgagtgctcgagAAAAGGCACTCGGCATTGCCGTTTTCGCCGGTAGAAGAAAGGCCGTGTGCGCTTCGCCGAGTGCTACACTCGGCgacttctttgccgagtgttttcctgcctttgccgagtgtctctggcactcggcaaagtaggcGAGTCCGGTAGTGAATGAAATATCACAGAACGCCACCTCTTGTAGTGTGTAGTTATATATGTCTTGAAAAACCTACAGGATCTCTCTTAGACCAAAACTGCCGACTCATCTTCTTCAGAAAGTCATGTCTAATCTATTTTTAGAGCTTAAGAGGAACGAACATTTCAGTATTGGCAAGTACTCCGACTGCAGCTTAAGCCTTGTGCTGTGTATACGAATTGCGGCCACAAGATTTCAAGACATATATGAGTGCATCGACGACCACACTAAAAACTGAAAGTACTTTCAGCAATGTAGCATTAACGACCACAATTGACGACATACATTGCAAACGGATTCAGTGGTTCTTTAGATTTGCACTTGAGATTTGCCGAACCTAGTGTAGATTGCCCAAACTACAGCAAAAAgtagtggtcaaagttgtttTTGGAGCTCGTAAAGTCCAAAACGAACATGGTGGGACTCAAAAATTCATCATCACATTCATCACTACTCGATTCATAACCCTCATCGTTGTAATATTCTTCGGGAAAGCCATCTGCAACTGGAAGGGTCAGGTTCTTCACTTTGGCACATTTTGCCCTTAGCTCCGCATCCATCTCACCATCAAAATAACCCGTAATGTAGAGAGATTGAAGTACAGGGCTGTGATCAAGTATGTCTGACAATCCTTCAACAGTGAGGTCACAGTCCAACAGTTCTAAGGAGAGTAGCTCACACATAGTTGTAAATATCCCTTTGATCTTTTCCCTGACGATCCCATCATCGGTATAATAATTTTCATCAATACTGAACCTGATTTTGAGTTTCCTGAGAAGGGGGCAAGCTTGGCACACAGATTTAAGAAAATTCTTTTTTTTCGGCAACCAGGGAATATAGCCTGTTTTATATTCAAGCAAATTCTCAGTGTCAGTGTCAAGCAACGAGGGAGATACTTCAAGATCCTCGAGGAGAGGGAGATTCTTGAGTACTACAGCAAGAACTTTGTTGGGTCCATCAAAACATGAGAAATGGAGCGATTTCAAAGAGGGTGCCCTGTAATAAGGAATAATGCCATAAATTAGACAACCTTTATATAGTCAACTAAATATTACAGTATTAAGAGTAGTAACTTAACACTGCGTTCACCACAAGAATAACATATATAACTATATCTAATCTTAACAACAATATAATATACCAGTTACACAGTTATGCTAAAACATCATGGATATTAATTGCAGGGAGACCATAACATCAATATTAACTCGGTAGAACTGTAAACCATCTGCACTACTACACTGTGAATGAAACAGCCTCAACTGCCCCAAAAAAAAGTATCCAAAACATAGTGTAATCTACAAATTACAGAACAGTATCATGCCAATGGACAGTCATGCTAAGCTACATAACTCAGCAGTAAAACTGACCGACATCATTTATGCAAAATCATCTCTTAAACATATCCAAAGCTCAAGTTGAATATAGCAGATTCGCCCTTTTAACTGAACATTTATCAATGTCACAAGGATGACTAGTCCAAATTTCATAACATACAAAGATATTTCATACGATCcattaaataaataaagaaaTTTTAAAACTTGTCCACTAAAacttgtccaaaattcatcacatACAAAGTGCTATTAATTTACTCGAAAAATAGAAATGACTCATAGAGTCACTATAGCAGACCAGATACCTGTCCACCAAatagggcagcagcagcatgtcATCACCGCAGGATGCTGTGAAGGCTTCGCACTGCCCCGCGCCACGGTCGAGCGCGGCACGCGCCACCGCACGCCCGACGGGGGACAATGTCGAAACCGCGGCCATGTCGATGCGGCGCCACAGCAGGGGCTCATccacggcgacgcgccgccacGTCGTGCACACGAGCTCCGCGCCCTGCCTGATCTCGCAGGGCCCAAGCTTGAGGAATACGGTTAACAGGATGTCCTGAGGCAGCGCCGCCCAGTCCCTCGGCTCACTGGGCGCTGATGAAGGCGAGGGAGGTTCCGCTctgctgcggccgccgccgcgtcggcaaCGGCGGGAGGACGGCATAGCTGCGGTCAGTTAAATCTTCGGCAGACGAAAACGTTGGTGCGTGCTCTGTGGGGAACGATTTTGCTGCCGCCGCAGTTTTTATTGACGCTTGAGCTGCATGCATTGATGCACAGATGCAGAACTTGAAGGGTCCTGTAGTGGAATTTATTAGACCAACCTCTAGCATTCTACTGCACATCGAAATTTGCGGCAGCTCTATCATCATTAATGCACAAATGCATTCTTGGCCATATTTGGTTTACACCATGAAAATTTTATTCATAAAAAGAcaaatgcatgcatggagtactaaacgaaatttatttgcgaaaACTTtttacggatgggtgtaacttttcgagacgaatctaatgagccaagtttcatcatgattggctacagtgatgctacaataaccgcCCCTAATCGTCCTCTAATCGTACGGGCAAATGCCTCATTAGTAAGTgagtaactgctacagtaccatagttgtggaggtggttttgtaattagattttatttaatacttctaattagtggtcaaagcatcAAAAGTTCAAGGCAAATCAAACACGGCCCTTAATTCATTTGTGGCGTATACGTACGGATCTATACATGATAGAGTTATTGATTAGAGCAGGTACAAGACAGTCCCAATGGAAGAAAacagctactccctccgttctaaattataagacatcataaaaattttgaagagtcaaaacaatctcaaatttgaccaagattatagagagaaatataaagatttatgatatcaaattgatgtactacgaaaatataactaataaaaaattaaatggtacttagtttatataataaatatcattattgtattatataaatttggtcaaacataaaaaactttgactctccaaaattatttgaatgtcttataatttggaacggagggagtaatttcTATAGCCTAGGATATTTCACCAAGAAACTACTCCTTTCCAACCCATGATTTCTACATTCCAAGTTAACTTAAATGCATCAACAAAACAGGTAGATCAACTATGGCAACTATTTTGTAGTCATCATGTTTGCAAAAAACACACGCTACACGCGCGAGCAAACAAACGGCAAAATTTGTGCAATCTAACACAGTTTACAGAAACAAATATAACCGTATAGCTATCCGGAGATAAAAGATAATAGGCAGCCCGTATAGTTCATACGGAAGAACATCGTGGAGTACATCTTCAACAGCGGCATGGTGAACCCGCCCAAGAACGAGACCGATCACCGGTCCTCGTCCGCTATCTGCTGAAGCGCTTCGGCAGTTCGGCGCCGTCGGCGCCGCAATCTTGGACAAGGTGACGCCGTTGAACTTCCTGCTGCACGTGTACTGGAACCTGGGCGgggacggcagcggcagcggcagcggcagcgatgTGATGGGCTGCACGCTCCGGCTGCGTCGCGGCACACCGTGCAGGACGACGGGCTAGCTGCTCCCTTCGTCGGGGCACATCGAGCCTGTGGCCAGCATAGGCATATATAGGCCCAACCAAGAGTGTATGTGAGGAGAAGTAAGAACGAGAAAAAAAGACATGATGTCATATAATAATTAAAAATTCAAATAAGAGGCAACTATTTTTATGGTTTGGCTCTTATTACTTGACTATAAGCCAAGCATTTGGCTCTATTATTAGCCATGCTCTTAATCAAAAAATTTACGTCATGTCTATGTCATATAATAATTAAAAATTCAAATAAGAGGCAACTATTTTTATGGTTTGGCTCTTATTACTTGGCTACAAACCAAGCACTTGGCTCTATTATTAACCATGCTCTTAATCAAAAAAATTACGTCATGTCTGGCACGGCTCCATATAGCACTAGCTCCTTGCTCGCTGCAGCCCACGGATGAGTCAAAAACCAGTAGTCGTTTCACAAGCTTCTAGTTCATTTCTTTTGTCACTCACCTCCACGTCAGCTAGCTACGTAGCTAGCACCATTGCGGACGCCCTTTGGCATAACTACTAAAGTCATGTTTGGATCCCACGGCAAAACTTTAGTCCTACACTTTTAGCCCCTTTTTTTgccatgaggattcaaacaggTGGACTAAAAATGTGCAAATAGATGTGCTAAACTTTTGCCCATTTACTTCTCGAGAGGCCTTAAACTGGGATAAAACACTTGGGGGCGGGGGGCCGCTAGCCAGCGCGTGAGCGCCGCTACAGGTAGCGACGACCGAAGAGACACCTCTCTAGTGTTTATCTTCTTCCTTTAGCTTCtcatctttttctctttcttctttcttctccacaCAACAGGCACCCCACCGCCGACCGcccgaccccgccgccgacccccaCCGCCACCAGCGTGCGGCGGCGACCCACCGCCGCACCGCTCCACCCTCGCCGGCCTCCCCACCGCCGAACCTCCACtcgtcgccggagctcgcccccgccccgccccgaccCTGCCCAACCGTCGTCCCCCACCGCCCGGCCGacggcgcccccgccgctgcgcctcgccgccccgcacccgccacctccgccgggccggccggccgcccccgGCCTCCCTCTATAGCCGGGGAACTCCGACGAACCCCCAGCAACCCCAAAACAAgaaggccgccgcctcccaccgccggctgcgacctcgccgccgaccgcccCGCCCACCTCCCGCCGAAGCCGCTTCACCCGCCCTCCACTTCGCCGGTGGCTGGAGGTCGAAGACGATGGCCCTCCACTGCAAGTATTAAGACTAGCATGAGTCCGTTCATTGCTATGTCTAGCAGCGCTCGCGCGCCAACTAAGAAACTGCTTGGGACGCTAGACGCCacatacccccccccccaccccccaccccccacgcTCTTGTCCACCCACCCCGGCCGTGAGTCCGCAAGTGGTCCACGGATAATCGATTAACTATGGCGGTTGCCATTAAAAAACCGCCACAGTTAATCGATTAACCGTGGCAATCAAGAAACCGCCACGGTTAATCGGCTGATTAACCATGGCCTTTGTTACGAAAACCGCCACAGAAAATCAAAAATAACTGCCACGGTAGTTTTTTGTGTAGTAGTGCACCCGAGCTTGCTCGAAGGCGCCGGCCCCACCccgcctcgccatggccacGAGCGGCCATCCCGCAACAGCTCGCCGacaccctctccctctcctctgtctCGGTGGCGACCACCCTAGAGCGGCGTAGCTCCAAGCGGCCACCGCCTCCCCAAACCCGCCAATGGTTGAGTCTTGTGGCCACCTgatctctccccccccccccaaacccgTCCCCTCAAATCCGCATCAAGCTACCCGTTAAGAGCTCTGATCGAGCTGGTCAGCGGTGATCGTGGCTTAATTAAATGAGGGGCAAATCAATCATTGTTGGATGAAGCACTAAAGTTTAGCCCATGGATccaaataccccccccccccccccccccccgcaggtAAACTTTCATTCATGGCAAATGGATCCAAATAGTACCTACATGCGCGTTCTTCCAGTGTAAAATAAAGTTGTCAGCATCCAGAGGGACAATCCTATAGCCTTGCCTTGGCGCTACCCAAACTAGTCGTCAGGTTCACTACACCACAACACTGCAACACTGTCTAACATCAGACCATAAGAATTATATTTATCAATGGACAACTTAGAGACTAACTTACGCTAATTCCTTGTCTAGTGATTTATTGTCGATATGTCGCTATAGGTATAATCCAAGGGCGGGCGGCAGGCCCGGCTCTGGGCCTAGGCGGGAGGGGCGACCGCCTAGGGCCCACGGCCGAGCGGGGCCCAGGATCAAATATGTACTATACAACATCGATACACATGAGTATAGGCCCAACAGCAACTGGCTGCAGATCGCTTGGCTCGGCATACGGAAAAGAACTGAAGCGTCGAGTCATCCATCCGTCGTCGCGTCGCTTCGCATCGCAGACTTCGTGCTCCTGCCTTTTTttggctgccgccgcccgcccacccgGCGTCGTCCGACCGTCCGGCGACGCTGGTGTCTGGCTATCCGGGGATCGCCTGCTGCCGGCCTGTCTTGAATTGTGACGCATTGACTCATCCCCTCCACGCCGCAGCAACCTTTTGCAATCAGCAACAACAAATCATCGGTGAGTAACTATAACTAATCTAATAATCTGTTACTTTGTGACTATCAGACTCTGTTAGATACTTagatttctaggtttaaacttcTAACTTTACTGTTTATTTTCCTTTACAATTTAGGTGTTAGAATGTTACCTAAGAAGCATTTGTCGGGATAATGTTATATTACAATTTAGGTTTAAACTTCTAATGTTCTAATTttcttattatttatttataaagTATTTGAGGTAATTATATTAGCTTTTTTATGTTCTTTTAGTTTGTATATACTATCAATAATGTTCTTcacaaattaaatatatattattagtACTAATATCTTTTTTTATCATgttacaaataaaaaaaatatttagcctAAAGGGCCCATAGCGTCTGGCTCGCTCCAGGGCCCTCGAATTCATGGAGCCGGCCCGGGCGGGCGGTTAATTATAAAGTTACCACCCTTctcatgccccttggatgttgattcgGTGGTCCAGCTTGAAGTTTGCATAGTTTTCACGAAaagattggtttgcacctgatatgttcccttcATGTTTAGCGTTAGACCATCAGTCGCTTTGATACAATGATGATGTGTCTAACGCTAAAAAAATGGGCCCCACGCCCAGCTGGCGAGCCCTATCTCGATAATCTGTTTGCGCCCAAATTTTTGTGTGGCCCACCAATATAGTGACAAACTCTAGACCTTTCCCTCCCCAAATCCCAAATcaagagcgccgccgccctctcccacGGGCCACTGAACACATAGGCACCCGTGCTTGCTACATGATTTTTTGCTTCATAGGAGAGAGATTTCGTACTGAATTTATGTCTACATAGTTCTTTGTTTCATAGAAGGGGGATATTTTTCTACTGAATTTCCCCGACACCAAGCTGAGACAACACTCTGCCTACTAGGTTGAAGAAATTGGAAACTGATCTCCAAACAAAAAGGCTTCTCACATTCACTTTTTCAGTAACTATACTTGCAGGAGAAGTGGAGCAGATCGGCCAAGCTGTTGCTCGATCCCCTGGCATACCCCAAATCAGTGAATTACCAAATCCAAAATCCAAAGTCCCACACCCACAAGGCCACAAGCAGCAGGGCCAGCTAGGGCGTCTGGGGGATGGCCGCCGCTAGCTGAGCGCTTGGAAGCCTGTCCGCATAGGAGCGGGCCTACCGGCGGCAACCAAATCGTCTGGGCCAGGGCTACACCGTCGGCGGGCGAGCTGGCCAGGGCTCCGCGGCTGGCTGGTGCGAGCGTGTGATGGCGGGGCGGTACCGTCGCGGGGTCGGCTGGCCGGTGCTCCGCGGCGATCGGCGTaagcgcgcggtggcggcgagagCCTAGAGGACTCGGTGCCAGCTCGGTGCAGACCTCAGCGGCGGTGACTCGCCGGCTGCGCTCCTCTTCTTTCCCCTCCCGCGAAAACGAATGTGCGGGCGCGGCAGAGAATGAGTCGAGGAGAGAGAGACGCTTATTCGGGTTCCCACTGCACACGGACGCAAATTGGGTCTACAGTTTGCCTATTCTGTTGGACCCTTTTTTCTCACCTAAACCAACTGTGCACCACTCATTTTGgctatggccctgtttggaatCGTGTTTTCTGCGTTAGTGACGAAACTTTCGTGGGATAATCGGATTAATCCTGCCAAATACTATGCGACGGACGCGCGATTGAGAGAAGCCCGCGGTGTGGGGTCCGAAAAAATCAACTGTCCGCCCGCGATTTGGAAAAGCGGCCGCGGAGCCGCATTCGCGAAAACGCGATTGTACGCCGCGGTTCCAAACAATGCCTATGGGTCACGTAATGCATGCTCTCTTGGATATAGCCTTACCTGAGCGATCCAAGAACAAAGGCAAACACGCTACAATATAATGTCGACTATCAAAGATTCTGATCTAGGGTGGGAAATATCCAATATATAGACTGACTAGACTATGGTGAGTGGTGTACTGA carries:
- the LOC120713483 gene encoding putative F-box/LRR-repeat protein 22 — its product is MPSSRRCRRGGGRSRAEPPSPSSAPSEPRDWAALPQDILLTVFLKLGPCEIRQGAELVCTTWRRVAVDEPLLWRRIDMAAVSTLSPVGRAVARAALDRGAGQCEAFTASCGDDMLLLPYLVDRKLKIRFSIDENYYTDDGIVREKIKGIFTTMCELLSLELLDCDLTVEGLSDILDHSPVLQSLYITGYFDGEMDAELRAKCAKVKNLTLPVADGFPEEYYNDEGYESSSDECDDEFLSPTMFVLDFTSSKNNFDHYFLL